One stretch of Thalassophryne amazonica chromosome 17, fThaAma1.1, whole genome shotgun sequence DNA includes these proteins:
- the LOC117529683 gene encoding uncharacterized protein LOC117529683, which yields MAKGLFFPNGNSTKGPVEDFTFTICDFKRNQIPMEDTVGNIYEQTKLRLLRFYLCSKEAEVDEDGVFSSEVFSEEEDLQAAVHDVSDPTGDVLELRSSSDSDNEEQAVDFPVLHPISRKQRTSETVASQSPERLHHLYSTPTHTSHSSKQLQPNDGCSEGFEVLGMDETVEWDPEDHTSRESDDNVVVITLNCDQEYEAQSSQHSELLLKGLHFQLSDDLYTVQKQSAEESVQNVQDNGQLPGPPDLPLDSSSQLSPSSTADNLENSGNSQCISVRRIKVVDDLLSVFMDSKIMNINLKMVIVNEKAVDDDGVSREIYTAFWEQFLDYCEGEDERVPRLRPDFWDSEWQAVGRIWVKGLLDHGVLPVRLCKAFILACIHGIDYVDEDILMLSFLNYLPLVERSAVESALQGTMDDSNEDDLMDLFTRMGSHSLPPKNNFKAAIETMAHKAILQEPKYVIDCFAIPMAQVQQKLSDKTSVLCLYDSKQPTGKRVAQLLETTNVMLSQREQTTFNYLQRYIKNADQSKAGQILRFCTGASVICVSKIMVCFNVETGLNRRPIGHTCGATLEVPCTYSSYPEFRSEFDNILSSDYFEMDIL from the exons ATGGCAAAAGGACTATTTTTTCCAAATGGGAATTCAACGAAAGGACCTGTTGAGGACTTTACTTTCACTATCTGTGATTTTAAAAGAAACCAGATACCTATGGAGGACACTGTTGGCAACATCTATGAACAAACCAAACTGAGGCTGCTTAGATTTTATCTTTGCTCAAAAGAAGCAGAAGTGGATGAAGATGGAGTTTTTTCTTCTGAGGTTTTCAGTGAGGAAGAAGATCTGCAGGCCGCTGTACATGATGTCAGTGATCCCACTGGAGATGTGCTGGAACTGAGATCGTCATCTGATAGTGACAATGAGGAACAG GCTGTGGATTTTCCAGTACTACATCCAATTTCAAGAAAACAAAGAACATCTGAGACTGTGGCTTCTCAAAGTCCAGAGAGATTACATCATCTTTATTCAACCCCAACACACACCAGTCACA GTTCCAAACAATTACAACCTAACGATGGATGTTCTGAAGGTTTTGAGGTTCTAGGAATGGATGAAACTGTGGAATGGGACCCAGAAGATCACACCAGCAGAGAAAGTGATGACAACGTAGTTGTGATCACACTGAATTGTGACCAAGAGTATGAAGCACAG AGTTCCCAGCACAGTGAATTACTGCTGAAAGGCTTACATTTCCAGCTGTCTGATGACCTGTATACCGTACAGAAGCAGTCCGCAGAGGAATCAGTCCAAAATGTACAG gACAATGGACAACTTCCCGGACCACCTGATTTGCCTTTAGATTCAAGCAGCCAGCTCTCCCCATCATCTACAGCTGACAATTTGGAAAATTCAGGGAACTCACAATGTATATCAGTTCGCAGAATCAAGGTTGTTGATGATCTTTTGTCTGTCTTTATGGATAGCAAGATAATGAATATTAATCTTAAAATGGTCATTGTAAATGAAAAAGCTGTTGATGATGATGGAGTCTCTAGAGAAATTTACACAGCTTTCTGGGAACAGTTTCTAGACTACTGTGAAGGGGAAGATGAACGGGTCCCCAGATTGAGGCCAGATTTCTGGGATAGTGAGTGGCAGGCTGTGGGTAGGATCTGGGTGAAAGGACTACTTGACCATGGTGTGCTACCTGTGAGGCTGTGCAAGGCTTTCATTTTAGCCTGCATTCATGGCATTGACTATGTTGATGAAGACAttttaatgttgtcattcctTAACTATCTCCCTTTAGTTGAAAGATCAGCTGTGGAAAGTGCCCTTCAGGGTACAATGGATGACAGTAATGAAGATGATCTGATGGATTTGTTCACTAGAATGGGGTCTCATTCCCTCCCTCCAAAGAACAACTTTAAGGCAGCTATTGAAACAATGGCACATAAAGCAATCTTACAGGAGCCTAAATACGTTATTGACTGTTTCGCCATACCCATGGCACAGGTACAGCAAAAACTGTCAGACAAAACTAGTGTGCTCTGCCTGTATGACTCTAAACAGCCAACAGGCAAACGAGTGGCACAACTGTTAGAAACCACAAATGTAATGCTGTCCCAACGAGAGCAGACAACATTTAATTATCTGCAGCGTTATATTAAAAATGCAGACCAATCTAAAGCAGGCCAAATCCTCAGATTCTGCACTGGTGCTTCTGTCATTTGTGTCAGCAAAATAATGGTGTGTTTTAATGTTGAGACTGGGCTAAACAGGAGGCCTATTGGTCACACATGTGGAGCTACTCTGGAAGTGCCCTGTACTTACAGCTCATACCCTGAGTTTCGCAGTGAGTTTGATAACATTCTGTCAAGTGACTACTTTGAAATGGACATCCTATAA